CCAAACAAAAAGTCAAAAGTTAAAACTTCAAAGCCATGGTGGTCTGAGTGAGTATGTGGCACATGAACTAGTAAGACTAAGACATTGCCaggtgtgtgtgtatttgagttttgtcagacgtgtatcaaacagatatgattatttacatctGGGACCGTCACCAtctgaaagacgtgaccagggctcgaacctctgcatcaatttgtaacttccccacagcttggattacaggtgcACGCCACACCGCCCAGTTGGCCCTGGGCTTAAGTGGCATCAAGCCAAGGTCAAGGCCAGTGGTGGAGCTCCACCGACGTCTctcaatttcaattcaactaCACTACAGACAGCGTCTATTGACTATGTCTATGGAGAAAAGGTTGCATGCACTGGCACACCctcaaaattttactttttgacagggaaaggggaagaaataaagatgaatttatattatattcagCTAACCACCTTTTTGAAAAATACCTGGTGTATGCtggaattttgatgacaaacacTACAGATCAGGATCAGCCAGGTTCTTCTTCGATCTCTGCCAGCGCAGCTACAGGCTACAGCTGAGCATACGAACGTGCCAGCCAATCCACTGGCGCGTCCGCATGCTCAGCTGTAGCGATCCTGGCTGATCATGATCAGTTTGTCTTAAAAAATTGCTATTTTTCGGAAAGGTGGTAAGCTGATTgtatttaatataaatttatctttattatttcttcctttttccctcatccaaaaataaaatttaggAGTAATCGAGGAGGATGCACCAGTGCACCCTTTTCTCCTTAGACGATGTAGTTAGGGCATTGGTGGAGCTCCACTATTACGAGCGCAATGGCCATAATTTGTCTGTgggaggaggaaaaaaaaatcagaaaatgttgaaaaacctCTGACGAAACAGCAGATTTATCAGTCTAGCCTAGTAGTAGATGCAGATGGTTAGATTTTAAACTTGTATAAACATGAATAGATCTAGTTCTTTGCGTTTTGATTATTGAAATCTGACTTTTAATTACAAAATCACTTTTAAGAACCCCGAGAAAATAAAGATCAAGTAATTTGATAAATCGATATTTGCCCCTCCTATTGGAAATCCTTTATATCCGTCTTTATGTGCATCACAGTGCAatggaatacatgtacatgcatcacTTCAGTACCTCATATCTCAGATTTTAAGCATGTCTAACTTGAAGCAAAGTCTCTGACTGCCAACTTTATTTCTTCTGGTTTTAATACAGGTCGACAGAAGGAGATAGCTCAGAGGAGAGTTCTTGACTCCTTCACCCGAGCCAAGCGATTGCGACGTCAGCTGGAAGCACTTGAACAGGACAACTTTCAGGAGGACCCACATGCTAACCTGGTCCTACTAAAGAAGAAACTACCTCAGTTTGATTCCAATGAAGATAGTgagtatataaaaacaaaaattccagggggagggggcattaTTGAAGTTACAAAGTGGTAACCCTTTCTTATCGTAAAATGATATACTACaaatattcattgttttcatttcatgGTTACCATAAATTGGTAAAGTGCAAGTCAATTACTTTTATCTTTTATCCACAATGCCTGGTGACTCCATCTTGGAGATacttcaacttttttttaagttgaaaaGAAAGTGAACCAAAAAACATATCAGTTCAAAATGAAAGATGAATTATTCTTGGATTTGCCATTGATTGACACGAAAATAAATTGTTTTGCCTATAAAGTATAAATGTTTGCTTCACCAGAATctgatctggggcccgttgcagaaagagttgcaatcaatcgcaactctaaaaatcacgcgcaacttgattttcaaccaatcaacagcgcacattttggacttgcgattgattttttggcttgcgtttaaacgcaactctttctgcaacgggcccctggtctcaTGGTGATATTAGTCCAATAACGAATTGTATCCCAGAAACTGATTTTTCAGagtcaacatataaaaaggTAGTTTCCAATTAAATCAAAATACTTTAAAGGAAATCAAGATGGTAGAAAGGCATTTCATTAGTATAAAGATGTGAATAGTTGGTTTTCAAGCAACTCCTGGGATTTTTTTCCCCATGTGGTAAAAGGGTTGACAAAATAGCAGTTTAACAGCGTTTAAAGTTTTTGACTCCGGTTTGCTGTAAACCATGTTGAAGTGGATTATGAAAATCATGTTTTTCTGATTTATTTCTTCTGTCAAGCTCCTACcacgaagaaaagaaagaagagaggagATCATTTCAAGCAGAGATTTAGAAAGACGTTTCACATGCTAGTCGAGGAAGAACAGCTAAGTATGAATGAGCCTCCAAACTACTTGACGTGCTGTGTACCGCCCTCGTCCGAACCGCAGAGGAAATTTTGTGCTGTCTGTGGATATCCTTTCGTTat
This region of Lytechinus pictus isolate F3 Inbred chromosome 16, Lp3.0, whole genome shotgun sequence genomic DNA includes:
- the LOC129278530 gene encoding zinc finger HIT domain-containing protein 1-like; translated protein: MKMPSKEQTRESGRQKEIAQRRVLDSFTRAKRLRRQLEALEQDNFQEDPHANLVLLKKKLPQFDSNEDTPTTKKRKKRGDHFKQRFRKTFHMLVEEEQLSMNEPPNYLTCCVPPSSEPQRKFCAVCGFPSNYTCVACGARYCCVKCLGTHLDTRCLKWTA